Proteins from a single region of Chryseobacterium scophthalmum:
- a CDS encoding SRPBCC family protein, with the protein MESKIFVQAQMLIRKPIQEVFEAFINPEITTNFWFTKSTGKLEEGKTIIWEWEMYNAKSEVKVLQIIPNQLIKTEWGLFSNNVDYEFKEMEKGTLVIIKSYGYSEKGDELLSVINDNTGGFTTVLDGCKAYLEHGINLKLIEDKFPSK; encoded by the coding sequence ATGGAATCTAAAATATTTGTTCAGGCTCAAATGCTTATCAGAAAACCAATTCAAGAGGTTTTTGAAGCGTTTATTAATCCAGAAATAACCACCAATTTTTGGTTTACAAAATCTACCGGCAAGCTGGAAGAAGGTAAAACTATTATTTGGGAATGGGAAATGTACAATGCGAAATCTGAAGTAAAGGTTCTCCAGATTATTCCAAATCAATTGATAAAAACAGAGTGGGGATTGTTTTCCAACAATGTAGATTACGAGTTTAAGGAAATGGAAAAAGGAACTTTAGTCATTATTAAAAGTTATGGGTATTCTGAAAAAGGAGACGAACTTTTATCTGTAATTAATGATAATACAGGCGGTTTTACAACCGTTTTAGATGGTTGTAAAGCATACTTAGAACATGGAATTAATTTGAAATTAATTGAAGATAAATTTCCTTCGAAATAA
- the menA gene encoding 1,4-dihydroxy-2-naphthoate octaprenyltransferase yields the protein MTDWIKAARLRTLPLSLSGIIMGSFIAKWRLNEDGGIWDWKIFALALLVTLLYQVLSNYANDYGDGVKGTDAKRIGEAEARAVASGRITAQQMKNAVILFSVLSFVATVALLYLAFIPEFMNEFYIFIGLGVASILAAIGYTVGKKPYGYMGLGDVFVFIFFGLVSVCGSYFLFTKTFSWDILLPGTAIGMMSMAVLNLNNMRDIESDRLSGKNSLALRIGFRNAMIYEMVLLQLPLILILVFLGINNFIQMQNYYVFIVMILLIPVAKLRRSIMAVKEPKQLDPFLKQVGILTLMMAVLTAVGLNYFS from the coding sequence ATGACTGATTGGATAAAAGCCGCAAGGTTGAGAACATTACCGCTTTCTTTAAGCGGAATTATTATGGGGTCTTTCATTGCAAAATGGAGACTTAATGAAGATGGAGGAATTTGGGACTGGAAAATCTTTGCTTTGGCGCTTTTGGTGACTTTGCTGTATCAGGTTTTATCAAATTATGCCAATGATTACGGAGATGGTGTAAAAGGAACCGATGCCAAAAGAATTGGTGAAGCAGAAGCCAGAGCAGTTGCATCGGGAAGAATTACTGCACAACAGATGAAAAATGCTGTGATTTTGTTCTCTGTTCTATCTTTCGTAGCGACAGTTGCGCTTTTATATTTGGCTTTTATTCCTGAGTTTATGAATGAATTTTATATTTTCATCGGATTGGGAGTGGCGAGTATTTTGGCAGCAATTGGTTATACAGTTGGTAAAAAACCTTACGGATATATGGGATTGGGCGATGTTTTCGTATTTATATTCTTTGGTTTGGTTTCAGTTTGCGGAAGTTATTTTCTGTTTACAAAAACTTTTTCTTGGGATATTCTTTTACCGGGAACGGCAATAGGAATGATGAGTATGGCAGTTTTGAATCTGAATAATATGCGTGACATTGAAAGCGACAGATTATCAGGGAAAAACAGTCTTGCTTTGAGAATTGGTTTTAGAAATGCAATGATTTACGAAATGGTTTTATTGCAGCTTCCATTGATTTTGATTCTTGTATTTTTAGGGATTAACAATTTTATTCAGATGCAAAATTATTACGTGTTTATTGTAATGATTTTGTTGATTCCTGTTGCGAAACTGAGAAGAAGCATCATGGCAGTGAAAGAACCAAAACAACTCGATCCGTTTTTGAAACAGGTAGGAATTCTTACTTTGATGATGGCGGTTTTAACGGCTGTAGGTCTTAATTATTTTAGCTAA
- a CDS encoding PH domain-containing protein, which yields MEEKLNSFFQPQRQSKTGIVLLFLYNIGMVIKNLWVFVILFFVRKDKIEPWIIVLAIIAGLLILIISAVLQYYHFKYYIDEENEEFVIHEGIINTSVTKIKKENIQEVNISQPFVHRFFNIYKLEIDTPGSSEKEVKISALTKQNAIDLKKYLLTETQLENTLIKDVENNENQEVEKLRSIKISTLSILKYGITANYIQSFFALVSLLIYGFSELTNLLKKVEFDTPLDYDTLESQFLAFSIPVILGIVVVVIIVGILINTVRTLIKFFNFKISENNQSFSFEYGLFNTRNSIVNKSKVQVITETQNWIQKKMKISFVKFLQIGKNEEDEKKVAAVPGINNTEKAKLISTIWKENPVFENELKPNFRLIIVHTFQWIAFPLFLVFFIEKELFINYWFLALIYVVLAELFILISFRNLKLFYSERFIRLKSGIWDIDNRTFEVEKLQTVKISQYFWQRKTNLGSITFYTSAGRFKIVALNFTKLKKLLNYCIYKIETN from the coding sequence ATGGAGGAGAAGCTTAATTCTTTTTTTCAGCCTCAAAGACAGTCAAAAACGGGTATCGTATTGCTTTTTCTGTACAATATCGGAATGGTGATTAAAAACTTATGGGTTTTTGTTATCCTTTTTTTTGTCAGAAAAGATAAAATAGAACCTTGGATTATTGTTCTTGCCATAATTGCCGGACTCTTAATTCTCATTATTTCTGCGGTGTTGCAATACTATCATTTCAAATATTATATTGATGAAGAAAACGAGGAATTTGTTATTCATGAAGGAATCATCAATACATCGGTAACTAAGATTAAAAAAGAAAATATTCAGGAAGTGAATATTTCGCAACCTTTTGTTCATCGTTTTTTCAATATCTACAAACTCGAAATCGATACTCCCGGAAGTTCAGAAAAAGAAGTCAAAATTTCGGCATTGACGAAACAGAATGCAATTGACCTTAAAAAATATCTTTTAACAGAAACTCAGCTCGAAAATACTTTAATAAAGGATGTTGAAAATAACGAGAATCAAGAAGTTGAAAAACTTCGTTCAATCAAAATTTCTACGCTCAGTATTTTAAAATATGGCATTACGGCAAATTATATTCAAAGTTTTTTTGCACTGGTCAGTTTACTGATTTATGGATTTTCTGAGCTGACTAATTTGCTTAAAAAAGTAGAATTTGATACGCCATTAGATTACGATACTCTAGAATCGCAGTTTTTGGCATTTTCTATTCCTGTTATTCTTGGAATTGTTGTGGTTGTCATTATTGTAGGAATTCTGATCAATACGGTTCGTACGTTGATTAAATTTTTCAACTTTAAGATCAGCGAAAATAACCAGAGTTTTTCTTTTGAGTATGGATTGTTCAATACCCGAAATTCAATTGTCAACAAATCAAAAGTTCAGGTAATTACTGAAACACAGAACTGGATCCAGAAGAAAATGAAAATTTCTTTTGTGAAATTTCTTCAGATCGGAAAAAATGAAGAAGATGAAAAAAAAGTTGCGGCCGTTCCCGGAATTAATAATACAGAAAAAGCTAAACTGATTTCAACAATTTGGAAAGAAAATCCTGTTTTTGAAAATGAGTTAAAACCTAATTTCAGATTAATTATCGTCCATACTTTTCAATGGATTGCTTTTCCTTTGTTTCTTGTTTTCTTTATTGAAAAAGAATTATTCATAAATTATTGGTTTTTAGCACTTATCTATGTTGTTCTAGCGGAATTGTTTATTCTGATTTCTTTTAGAAATTTAAAATTGTTTTACAGCGAAAGATTCATAAGATTAAAATCAGGAATTTGGGATATCGATAACCGAACTTTTGAGGTAGAAAAGCTTCAAACTGTGAAAATTTCTCAGTATTTTTGGCAAAGAAAAACAAACTTAGGAAGTATCACTTTTTATACCTCTGCAGGACGCTTCAAGATCGTTGCTTTAAACTTTACAAAGCTTAAAAAACTGTTGAATTACTGCATTTATAAAATAGAAACAAATTAA
- a CDS encoding PH domain-containing protein has protein sequence MEQNFQNPQILDFEIPDFEDLKLMAVSPKYLKIILFNLGLFSAFLIGAVAVAFYFFYFNLSMIQIWAIVIGIFLMIVFLFLNALIGFKFRKYAVREKDLVYQFGWLKRSVIIVPFNRIQHIKVEQGWFSKILGLKSVSVFTAGVSGGDVTVNGLPEDIAEGINHHIRGTISKEKTEDGGEA, from the coding sequence ATGGAACAAAACTTTCAAAACCCACAGATTTTAGATTTCGAAATTCCTGATTTCGAGGATTTAAAACTGATGGCGGTTTCACCAAAATACCTTAAAATTATTTTATTTAATCTGGGTTTATTCTCTGCTTTTCTAATCGGAGCAGTTGCTGTAGCTTTTTATTTTTTTTATTTCAATTTGAGCATGATTCAGATTTGGGCGATTGTCATTGGAATTTTTCTGATGATCGTTTTTCTTTTTCTGAATGCGCTGATTGGTTTTAAATTCAGAAAATATGCAGTTCGTGAAAAAGATTTGGTATATCAATTTGGTTGGTTGAAACGAAGCGTAATTATTGTTCCATTCAACAGGATTCAGCACATCAAAGTAGAGCAGGGCTGGTTTTCTAAAATATTGGGCTTGAAATCGGTTTCTGTTTTTACGGCTGGAGTTAGCGGTGGAGATGTTACTGTAAACGGTCTTCCTGAAGATATTGCAGAAGGAATTAATCATCACATCAGAGGAACAATTTCGAAAGAAAAAACAGAAGATGGAGGAGAAGCTTAA